From Microbacterium sp. LWH11-1.2, one genomic window encodes:
- a CDS encoding extracellular solute-binding protein — MRHSIIRGVAAAGVLALATAALAACTSPSDDDNGQLVAFGPQGDNGSLEDNAFTQLVEKKFDIDFDWQTTTYDGSVAGEKRQVSLASGDYPDAYFLVPWVDAFSRSEVMKYGQQGVLVPLEDLIDEYAPNLKERFEEKPDWKQSVTAPDGHIYAITQFTECFHCSYPSKLWMNTTWLDKLGLEQPTTTEELREVLRAFKNDDPNGNGKADEVALSASASEPVINYFLNAFAYAPYGSPSSPPPMVMDGGKVELSATSDGWRAGLQYIASLAEEGLIDTASFTQNGEALRALGDNAEAEILGAAAVLHPYEIVTADSPDGRDKHYDAVAPVKGPDGTQFATFRSQVSPLGMFALTNKSTEDERVKAIKLIDYLVTDEGDRLGAMGPEGEAWVPAEDGDLALDPELEPTFKPLTYDETSNASWRSMGQYWDSLEYRNSQVVPEDVYSPDGYERRLLEATQLYEPFAPDEELLFPDNKLWPDPDTSAEIAELQTNIATYITQAQAEFATGQRDIDDDGAWQAYIDDLNGLGVERYLELQQKLYDAL; from the coding sequence ATGAGACACAGCATCATCAGAGGGGTGGCCGCCGCAGGCGTGCTGGCCCTGGCGACGGCGGCGCTGGCCGCCTGCACGTCGCCGAGTGACGACGACAACGGCCAGCTGGTCGCGTTCGGCCCCCAGGGCGACAACGGCTCGCTCGAGGACAACGCGTTCACCCAGCTGGTCGAGAAGAAGTTCGACATCGACTTCGACTGGCAGACCACGACCTACGACGGCAGCGTCGCGGGCGAGAAGCGGCAGGTCTCGCTCGCGAGCGGCGACTACCCCGACGCGTACTTCCTCGTGCCGTGGGTCGACGCCTTCTCGCGCAGCGAGGTGATGAAGTACGGGCAGCAGGGAGTGCTGGTCCCGCTCGAGGACCTGATCGACGAGTACGCCCCCAACCTCAAAGAGCGCTTCGAGGAGAAGCCCGACTGGAAGCAGTCGGTCACCGCGCCCGATGGGCACATCTACGCGATCACGCAGTTCACCGAGTGCTTCCACTGCAGCTACCCCTCGAAGCTGTGGATGAACACCACCTGGCTCGACAAGCTCGGCCTGGAGCAGCCGACGACCACCGAAGAGCTCCGGGAGGTGCTGCGGGCGTTCAAGAACGACGACCCCAACGGCAACGGCAAGGCCGACGAGGTCGCGCTCAGCGCATCGGCATCCGAGCCCGTCATCAACTACTTCTTGAATGCGTTCGCCTACGCACCGTACGGCAGCCCCTCGAGTCCGCCGCCGATGGTGATGGACGGCGGCAAGGTCGAGCTCTCGGCGACGTCGGACGGCTGGCGGGCGGGTCTGCAGTACATCGCATCGCTCGCCGAGGAGGGCTTGATCGACACGGCGTCCTTCACGCAGAACGGTGAAGCGCTGCGCGCCCTCGGCGACAACGCGGAAGCCGAGATCCTCGGCGCGGCAGCAGTGCTGCACCCGTACGAGATCGTCACGGCCGACTCTCCCGACGGACGAGACAAGCACTACGACGCGGTGGCTCCCGTGAAGGGCCCGGACGGCACGCAGTTCGCCACCTTCCGCTCGCAGGTCAGCCCGCTCGGCATGTTCGCCCTCACGAACAAGTCGACCGAGGACGAGCGCGTCAAGGCGATCAAGCTCATCGACTACCTGGTGACCGACGAGGGCGACCGGCTCGGCGCGATGGGACCGGAGGGCGAGGCCTGGGTTCCGGCCGAAGACGGCGACCTCGCCCTTGACCCCGAGCTCGAGCCGACGTTCAAGCCGCTCACCTATGACGAGACGTCCAACGCCTCATGGCGCTCGATGGGCCAGTACTGGGACTCGCTCGAGTACCGCAACTCGCAGGTCGTGCCGGAGGACGTCTACTCCCCCGACGGCTACGAGCGCCGTCTGCTCGAGGCGACGCAGCTGTACGAGCCGTTCGCGCCCGACGAGGAGCTGCTGTTCCCCGACAACAAGCTGTGGCCCGACCCCGACACCTCGGCGGAGATCGCCGAGCTGCAGACGAACATCGCGACCTACATCACGCAGGCGCAGGCGGAGTTCGCCACCGGTCAGCGCGACATCGACGACGACGGCGCCTGGCAGGCCTACATCGACGACCTGAACGGTCTCGGCGTCGAGCGCTACCTCGAGCTGCAGCAGAAGCTGTACGACGCGCTCTGA
- a CDS encoding carbohydrate ABC transporter permease: protein MTTINTEALLTEEIVVAKNKKLRRRHDPRMRGVKVKETRADRVFIVAAYILLSVFLLVVLLPLLNILASSLSSPQAVSSGRVLFWPVEFTFRGYEEALGNPAILRGFGNSIFYTVAGTAISVLGTVAIAYPLSRMQLVGRKVITGGVVFTMLFSGGVIPMYLVVQSLGLLDTRWSMLLPNAIGVWQVIIAIVYFRSAVPDEVYEAAQLDGASELRILWTVVLPLAKPLIAVIALMYAIMQWNSYFDALLYLRDADLQPLQLVLRGLLILNDSGGGGDVAEQLRRRELADLLRYSTVVIATIPMLVAYPFVAKYFNKGIMVGAVKG from the coding sequence GTGACCACGATCAACACCGAGGCCCTCCTCACCGAGGAGATCGTCGTCGCGAAGAACAAGAAGCTCCGTCGGCGGCACGACCCCAGGATGCGCGGTGTGAAGGTCAAGGAGACCAGGGCCGATCGCGTCTTCATCGTCGCGGCCTACATCCTGCTCTCCGTATTCCTTCTGGTGGTGCTGCTGCCCCTGCTGAACATCCTCGCCAGCTCGCTGTCGAGCCCGCAGGCCGTGTCGTCCGGGCGCGTGCTGTTCTGGCCCGTCGAGTTCACCTTCCGCGGATACGAGGAGGCGCTCGGCAACCCGGCGATCCTGCGCGGTTTCGGCAACTCGATCTTCTACACCGTCGCCGGCACCGCCATCAGCGTGCTCGGCACGGTCGCGATCGCCTATCCGCTGTCGCGGATGCAGCTCGTGGGACGCAAGGTCATCACCGGCGGCGTCGTCTTCACGATGCTGTTCAGCGGCGGCGTGATCCCGATGTACCTGGTGGTGCAGTCGCTCGGCCTGCTCGACACGCGCTGGTCGATGCTGCTGCCGAATGCCATCGGCGTCTGGCAGGTGATCATCGCGATCGTCTACTTCCGCTCCGCCGTTCCCGACGAGGTGTACGAGGCGGCGCAGCTCGACGGCGCGAGCGAACTCCGCATCCTGTGGACGGTCGTGCTGCCGCTGGCCAAGCCGTTGATCGCGGTGATCGCCCTGATGTACGCGATCATGCAGTGGAACTCGTACTTCGACGCCCTGCTCTACCTGCGCGACGCCGACCTGCAACCGCTGCAGCTCGTGCTGCGTGGCCTGCTCATCCTTAACGACTCCGGCGGCGGCGGCGACGTCGCCGAGCAGCTGCGACGCCGCGAGCTCGCCGATCTGCTCCGCTACTCGACGGTCGTGATCGCGACCATACCGATGCTCGTCGCCTACCCGTTCGTGGCGAAGTACTTCAACAAGGGCATCATGGTCGGCGCCGTCAAGGGCTGA
- a CDS encoding ABC transporter permease subunit, with translation MTLSVEHDLSAETAETPAPAPRRRSRFVRSLRRYWQLYLLLLIPIIWFIVFRYIPMANAVIAFKNYNPIDGVWGSPWVGFDNFTNLFRNPVFPRLVGNTFLLAGYTLIASFPLPIILALALNEVRLRFFTRTVQLVTYAPYFISTVVVVSMTILLLSPRVGLLGRTFSFFGAGQVDLLADADFFRHIYVATDIWTTTGYSAVIYLAALASVDTSLYEAAKIDGATRLQKIWNVDIPALLPTATIILILGVGNIMAIGFEKAFLLQNALNLSTSEIIPTYVYKTGILNANFSLGATIGLFNALISLVLLVVVNGVSKRVTGNGLW, from the coding sequence ATGACGCTCAGTGTCGAGCATGACCTCTCCGCCGAGACGGCGGAGACGCCGGCCCCGGCTCCCCGACGGCGCTCCCGCTTCGTCCGGAGTCTGCGCCGCTACTGGCAGCTGTATCTGCTGCTCCTGATCCCCATCATCTGGTTCATCGTCTTCCGCTACATCCCGATGGCGAACGCCGTGATCGCGTTCAAGAACTACAACCCGATCGACGGCGTGTGGGGCAGCCCCTGGGTCGGCTTCGACAACTTCACGAACCTCTTCCGCAACCCGGTGTTCCCGCGGCTCGTCGGAAACACGTTCCTCCTGGCCGGCTACACGCTGATCGCGAGCTTCCCGCTGCCGATCATCCTCGCGCTGGCCCTCAACGAGGTGCGACTGCGCTTCTTCACCCGCACGGTGCAGCTCGTCACCTACGCGCCGTACTTCATCTCGACCGTCGTGGTCGTCTCGATGACGATCCTGCTGCTCTCCCCGAGAGTCGGGCTCCTCGGCAGGACGTTCAGCTTCTTCGGCGCCGGACAGGTCGATCTCCTCGCCGATGCCGACTTCTTCCGCCACATCTACGTCGCGACCGACATCTGGACCACGACCGGATACTCGGCGGTCATCTACCTCGCCGCCCTCGCCTCGGTCGACACGTCACTCTACGAGGCGGCCAAGATCGACGGCGCGACCCGCCTCCAGAAGATCTGGAACGTCGACATCCCCGCCCTGCTGCCGACCGCGACCATCATCCTCATCCTGGGTGTCGGCAACATCATGGCGATCGGATTCGAGAAGGCGTTCCTTCTGCAGAACGCGCTCAACCTGTCGACCTCGGAGATCATCCCGACGTACGTCTACAAGACCGGCATCCTGAACGCGAACTTCAGTCTGGGAGCGACCATCGGGCTCTTCAACGCCCTGATCAGCCTCGTGCTGCTGGTGGTCGTGAACGGCGTCTCCAAGCGAGTGACGGGAAACGGACTGTGGTGA